The genomic DNA TTTCTCATCCCAAATGGCATTCGGATTCTTATTTTCAATACCCTTACGATAGACCTCAATCACTTTATCTTTGAGTTTGTCAGCCCTTATCGCTTGCGCATAGTGTGGCTCTGGTTCAGTGAAAGCATCATAAAGCAGTCTCATCTTCTCACCAGTTATATCAATCAGCTGTGATGCCTCAGGTTGAGATGGTCCAACGGAAAGATGTCTTCCGTGTGAAAGCTTATTCAAAGCGATCACATACTTTCCTGCTGGATGCTTTGTATCACCTTCTGGGACGCAGAGATGTCCAATGTTATAAGCGATCGGTATCTTATCAACAACTTCCCAAGTTCCAAGCTTCCACTTCGCAATCGCACTCTCAACAAAAAGCGATGTATAAGCGTAACCCTTATCATCAAATTGAGTATGAAGTGGTCCAAGCCCAACAGGAACTTCTGCCTCACGAACGCTCTCATATCTTAAAACTGGAATTCCATCTTCCTCGCCTACAAAGTCCTTATTTTCAATTGCTTTGAGCATCTTTTCAAAGTTATAAACTGTTGTTATGCTTTGAAGTTTTCCACTACCAACGATCCACTTTCCATCCGGGCTGACATCAACCCCATGCGGTGATTTCGCACACGGCAAAAGGTAAACAACGCCAGGGGCCTCTTTTGGATCAATGACCCTAACACCACTTATGATTTTATACTTCCCTGCTTTAAGATATTCCTCTGCCTTTTTCCAATTCACAGCTGCGATATAATCTCTGTCGTTTTGTGATGCCGTTATCTCAAGTATTCCAGTTGCTCTTTCAGAGTTATAGCAGGTCCAGAAAACCCAATCACGACTTGGTCCCTTTCCAGCATCACCAAGGTCAAAGTTAAACGGTGGCATTAAAACTTGAAATCCATGCTTTTCATCCATCCTCATCTCGCCCGTATTTGGATCAACCTCAACAAGTGCAACGATACCATGATATCTCTTCGCGTACTCCTCAACGGGGACATATGTCCCTTTCGGAATAGGAACAGAAAATCTCGTTGCGATCGTGACATATTCCGTGTTCTCGGTTACAAATGTAGAACCATGGTTACCAGAAAGATTCGGAATCGGTCCAAGTATCTGTTTAACTTTAAAGTCCTTAAGATCAATTCTTGCTATTCGGTTATTCGCATTATCGTTAATGAAAAGCCATCTCCCATCATAATCACCGTTCGTTTCACTCAAAGCCGGATGGTGTGCATCTCCCCAAGTGTAGCCACCGAGCATTTCTTTTGTTTCCTTATCAAATCCATAACCCGTTGATGGGTAAGGTGTAAAGACCGGGATTGTAGCGATGTGACGCATTGATGGAATCCCAGCGACAAATATCTGACCCGAATGACCACCTGAATAGAAAAGATAAAACTCATCAAGGTCACCAGGTGGAACATAAGTTGCAAGTGCTGCTTCTGCGNNNNNNNNNNNNNNNNNNNNNNNNNNNNNNNNNNNNNNNNNNNNNNNNNNNNNNNNNNNNNNNNNNNNNNNNNNNNNNNNNNNNNNNNNNNNNNNNNNNNNNNNNNNNNNNNNNNNNNNNNNNNNNNNNNNNNNNNNNNNNNNNNNNNNNNNNNNNNNNNNNNNNNNNNNNNNNNNNNNNNNNNNNNNNNNNNNNNNNNNNNNNNNNNNNNNNNNNNNNNNNNNNNNNNNNNNNNNNNNNNGGTTTACAACTATGGAAAACAAGCGCAACTGAAATAAAAACGATTAAAATTCCAAGAGCGATTTGAATTTGCCTTTTCATGGCTTCTACCTCCTTTTGTTTTAAGGTTTTGAAACGAGTTTTTGTTTGCGATATTTCTCATACGCCTTCATCAAAAGCTCAACCACCTGCACCTTTTCGGAATCCGTAAGCATAATTTGACTTCCTAAAACAATTGACATTGTCCCTGTTGGTTCTTTAATAAAGTTTTCAAGCGTTTTACCGAATTTACTTGGAACATCTTCAACAGCATTGCTGAGGTCTGGTCCGATTTTTGCAGCCGATTCAATCCCAAAAACAGAGATTGAATGGCAAACAAAACAACCCTTGTTTACGAAGAAAGCCCCCTCACCTTCACGCATCTGCCTTTCCTTTTCAAGCTCCTCGGGTGTCGGAAGATCAGCAAGAGCAGTTCCAGACTGCGGATAATACTGAGGTGGCAAATTCACTTTTTTCCAGCTCATCACAAGAAGCGTCAAAGCTATCGCCTCCCTTGACCCGAAACCCATCTCAGGCATGATGCTTTCAGGAGAGACCATCTTCGGATTCTTAAAATGAGCCACATGCCAAGCAAACACCGACTTTTTACCCCAAATTCTGGAATAATCAAACTGTTCAGGTGCTTTATCTCCTTCGTATGTTAAATCTGGACCTATGACACCACCGCGACCGTTAATTTTATGACAAGCGCGACATCCTTTCTCCTTGACCAACTTCTTCGCATAATTGATGTAATCAGCCCCAGGAGTTAAAGTGTCATAACGATGACAAATGTTACAATTCATCTGAAGCAAAACTTTTCTATCAGGCGGTCTGTAAATATCTTCAAGCTCTTTCCCTAACAATGGCTCTTCCCAGTGTTCAATAAATCCATGCGCCTCCTCCTTATTTAAAGCATAACCTTGTCCCCCATGACAAATTGTGCAACCATACTGTGAAACGGGATGCTTCTCAAGTATTTCCTTTGGGTGCGTTTTAAATGGATTCGGTGCATTCTCAAGACCCTTCCATTCGTAACCCATATGACAGGTTATACAACGATCAACCCTGTTAAGTTCTTTGACATAAATTTGCTTTATCCCACCTTCAATGACCTTCGCCTTTTCTACCCCGAGCTTATCCTTCACATACTCCTTAAATTCAGATTGATATCTTTTCCATTCCGGCGTAAAATAACCAGCATAAACGACGACAGTGACTAACAGCCCTATCAGTGAGATCGCATAAACTAAAACAACATCCCTTTTTAACTTCTCCTTGTCCATTTTTCATATGAACATTTTTTTTAAAATTTCTTTGGAATCTCAGGCCACTTCTCCCACGGGAAGTAAAATTCCCAATTTGGACCACGCATGTAAGTTCCAATTATTATCAAAGCTATGACCAAAAAGCAAAGCACAAGGAAAACGAGATTTTGCCTTGTTCTCTCCTTACTAAACCAGACACCGGTTGAAAAACTTGAACTCTTATCAAGATAAGGCCATATAGCAAGCAATAACACGAGGACACCAGGGATTAAAATCCCACCGATAAAAGCACCGTTTAAAACAAAGCTTCCAATCCTTATCGTCGTGATGGCAACCAGTTCCTGCAACCATAAGAAATACCAAGGCGCCTTTGCAGGATTTGGTGTGACATGAGGATTAGCTGGCTCCTCAAGTGGTGCACGAAAGAATAAACTTATCAAAGCAACGAAAACGAATGTCCCCAACATCACAAGCCCAATCCTTCTGATTAAAAATGGGATTGAATTAACAGTATATTTCTCCTCATCAATTAAAGTCGCCTCAACTTGAACAGTCCTACCCGTTGTCAAACCAAGAAGCGAATAAGTTTTACTCTTAATCCCATCTTTTACCTTTTCCTTCTTCTGATTTAAAACCAGATTATCAACGCAGGCAAGCCCACCATCTTTCCTTATCCTCCACATATGATATGAAAAAAGTATCAAAACAGCAGCCGGAAGAAAGAAACAATGAAGCACATAAAACCTTAACAAAGCATTTTGCTCAATCTCATGACCCCCGAGAAGAATAAATCTAACCCATTCACCAACTATTGGAGCATTTTTAGCTATATTTGTCCCTACAGTTATAGCCCAAAAAGCAAGTTGATCCCAAGGTAAAAGATAACCGGTAAAGGAAAGAAGCAAAGTTATCAAAAGCAAGGCAACACCGACAAGCCAATTCAAGGGTCTATTCTGACCAACCCCAACTCCATTCTTATAAGCACCCGTTAAAAAGACCCTGACCATGTGCAGAAAGACAATCGCAACCATTAAATGAGCCGAATTCCTATGCATCGCCCTTATGAACCAGCCGAAAGAAACGACATACTCTATATCCTTAACACTCTGATAAGCCCGCTCAACTGATGGAACATACAAAAACATCAAGACAACACCTGTTATCGTTAATATCAAAAAAAGAGATGCGGATATTGTCCCAAGCCAAAGCGAATATCCCCAAGACAAACTTCTCAATGTCACCTTCGCTGGAAACCAATGCAAAAGCAAATTCCTAACTATTGACTCACCCGCTTCCTTCTCCGACCTTGGCGCCCAAGTCCAAAATATGCTCCGACCATTAAATTTCCTTTCACTTATTTTTACTTCAGCCATAGAGAAATTCCTTCTTTTGATTTTTTTACACTGTCAACTTATAATTTTTCGGCACTATCTTGTTAAGGTCAACAACAAGTTTCCCATCCTCTGGCGAAACCTCAACCTTCACCCAATCAAGGGGTCTTGGCGCAGGTCCAGCATAATTTGTCCCATCTCCATAAAACTTTGACCCATGGCAAGGGCAATGGAATTCCCACTTGACCTCAACCTCTTCTCCACCAATTTTGATAACCTTCGGCTTTGAAAGAGCAACATACTTGACAGTGCAACCAAGATGAGTGCAAACCGCAGAAATAGCATAAAATGTCTTCCCCTCACGAAATATGTATGTCTTCAAATCATCAATGAATGTCACACCATCAGGGATATTATCCGGCTCGTCAAGCTTAACCCGACGGACGCTTTCATAACTCACATTTGGAAAGAGTGATCTAAGCCACGTGTAAATTTGCCCCGCAAGCGCAAGAATAAGTGAACCGATGCCTAAATTCTTCAAAAATTTTCTTCTGTCAATTTTCATTTTCCAAAGCAAATTTATTTTTTTAATCCTCAATTACCTCCCGCTCCACATAATACATTTTCTCCATCGTCATCGCTTCAGTCGGACAAACAATGGCACAAAGCCCACATCTTATACATTTCTCATCATCCTTTATCATAGCAGAAAGCGGAACCCCATTACCAAATTGATAATGTTGTAAAAGTTTCTCCTTAGTTTCATCATCAAGCTCAAGTTCCTCAATCGGAACGAGTTTCAAACAATACTCTGGACAAACATCTGTGCAAGCCCCACACAAAATACATTTCTCAGCATCATAAATTGTCTGTATATGGCACAACAAACATCTCTTCGCCTGCTCAACCGCTTGTTCTTCGGTATAACTCATCTCAACCTCAACTATTCCGGTCCTCCTATCAATCGGGACAGTATCTGGTGGCTTTCTTGGTGTGATTTCATACCCAACATAAGTTGAATAATTTCTTTTCTCAATCTTCTCAACAAAGAGATTAAACACTTTCTTCGTTTTCAACCCTCTCAAATAATTGTCAATTGAGATTGCAGCTTGTTTCCCATTTGCAATCGCATCAATTAAATTTCTCGGACCAAACGCAGCATCACCACCGGCAAAAACACCCGGAGCCGTTGTCTCAAGCGTCTCAGGGTTAACCTTTATCGTCCCACCAGCTGTAAGTTCAATTCCATCTTCCGGCTTTATAAAGTTCAAATTTGGTCTTTGCCCAATGGCAAGTATAACAGTGTCAGCCTCAACATATTCACTTATGCTCTCGTCAAAAATTGGATTAAATCGCCCGTTTTCATCATAAGTCCTTTTGACACCGATAAACTCAATTCCCTTGACCTTGCCATTCTCACCGAGGAATCTTTTAACCCCCCTTTGCGGATGAAATATAATCCCCTCTTTTACAGCTTCTTCAAACTCCTCCTTTCCTTGCGCCGTTCTTAACACTGGCATCTCTTCGAACGATTCCAAACTCGCTATATGAATTTCAAGCACGCCAGCTCTCCTTGCAGTCCTCGCAGCGTCCATCACAATGTTATATGTTGAACCATTCCCAATCTTTTCTTTCTCCTCCATCTCAACAGCCATCCTAAGAGCAGTCCTTGCAGCATCAAAAGCCACGAATCCACCCCCTATGACAAAAACCTTCTCACCGAGCTCAACCCTATATCCATTATTGATATTTATCAAGAAGTCAATCGCTTTAATTATACCATCAAGATTTGAACCTTCAACATTCATCTCCCTCCCTTCTTGAGTGCCAACAGCAATGAATATCGCATCAAACTCTTCTCTTAGCTCTTTTATCCCGAAATTTTTAGTCAAAGGTGTAAGCGTTCTGACCTCAACCCCAAGCCACAAAATTTTATTTATCTCCTTCTCAATTATGCTCCTTGACAACCTAAACTCAGGAATCCCATGCCTCATCATTCCCCCAAGGACATTTGACGCCTCAAAAACCGTCACCTGATATCCTATCAAAGCAAGGTCGTGGGCACAAGCAAGACCAGCTGGACCTGCACCAATTATTGCGACTTTTTTATCCCTGACATCTGCCTTTCTAACTTTAGCTAGCGTCGGCAAATGCCAAAACAATTTGTTGTCCTCAACATCAAAATCACCCTCAAAAAGCTCATCCTGCGTATCCGGATAAAGCGACTCAACACCATATTTCTCAGTTAGAAACCTTTTCAATGCTCGTATCGTAACAGGTTTATCAATGCTACCCCTCCTGCAAAAATCTTCACACGGAGCTGCGCAAACCCTTCCGCAAACAGAAGCAAACGGATTTGGAGCCCTCGCCACAAAATATGCCTCTTTATACCTCCCCTCTGCTATCAATTGAACATACCTGCCAGCATCGGTATGAATCGGACAAGCTGCCTGACACTTGACCTGCTTCTGCCAGTAAAGTAAATCTGGAATAAAAACATTATATCCCATCAATTAAGCCCCATTTGAGTTTTAAACTTCTTCAACAGAATAAAATCCTCCGCAAATTGAAGAACTCTCTTACCGTTCCTCATATCTTTGACCAAATCGGCTAAACTTTCGTGATCAAGAAGAGCTCTAACCTGATTTTTTATCTTAATCCAATAATCATGAAGGGCGCACGGATTCTGACTATCACACGGACCAACGCGCAAAATACAAGAATCAAACCAATCCGTTCCATCTATCGCTTTAATTATATCAAAAATTGTGATCTCCTTTGGGTCTTTTGCGAGAACAAATCCCCCAGCAGGTCCTTTTATTGAATGAAGAAATCCCGCCTTTACGAGAATTTGCATAACCTTATTCAAAAACTCCTTCGGTATGGATAATGCCCCTGCGATTTGCTTTGCTAAGATAGGTTCATCCGTGTTAAGAGAAGCTATAAAAATCATTGCCTGAATGGCGTATTTACAGGTCTTGCTGAGCAAATCAAATTTTCAGATTTGTTTATCCACTACAAATTTAGTCATCAACCCCGATTAAGTCAAGAAAAGGATAAACTCGTCCATTTTTATCCAATTTCAATAACCTTGTTCTTTGAGGAATGACCCGAAATAATTTTTACCCTTGATTTAGGGAGATTAAAAAATTCAGCCAAAAGCTTAATCACATTTTCGTTTGCCCTCCCCTCCTTGGCAGGACATTTGACCCAAATGTTAAAGTGAGTATCGTCAATTTTTTCAACTCTGTCAATTTTAGCCCCGGGTTTAACTTTGACAAAAACCTTCAAATCAAACTCCAAATTTTTTGTCTTAATTTAAGCCCAACCGCAGACCAAATGCAACTTTAATATCAACTTTTCGTATATTCAAACCAGCAAAACAAAACTCGGAGCAGTTAGCCATGAGGAAAATTTTCATCGCATTCTTAATCCTTTCGCAAGTTTTATTTGCACAAGAAGAAAAAAGAAAAATTGAGGATTTGATTGACGAGATTTTAGAAAAAATTGAAAATTTTTACTCAACGGATGAAATACTCCAAAACCACGAATTGAGCCTACGACAAAAAGAGTTGCAAAAACAACTTGAAAAAATCAAAGCTCAACTTGAACTTCTGAAGAAACAAAAAAAGTTTATGGATGAAGAGAAACTCAAAGAAGAAATTGAAAAGATACAAAGAACAGCTATTGAAATTCAAAAAACGAGCCAAGAATTGATTGAACAAGCAAAAAGGAGGAATGAGATTTACTCATCTTTTCTTTCACCCTTGTTTAGATTTAAAGGTGAAACAGAAATAGACGTTAACGATTATATTGAAGGCAATGTCCTTGTGCAAGATGGAAACTTGATCATTAAGGGGAAAATCAAAGGGAATATACTTGTTGAAAACGGTGATGTAATTTTGAAAGATGGCTCAGAGGTCATCGGCGACATTTTCACGACAAATGGAGAGATCAAAATAAGTGAGAAAGCCAAATTTGAAGGGAAAACATATGAAAACTTTTCAATGCTTGCCGAAATCGACCGCATAACTTCATATGACAGAAAAAAACATAGGCAAGAGCTTAAATATAGACGGTTTTACGAAGAATATCCCGGAATTGACAATCTCTACCTTGAATTTGAAAGGGTAAGTGGTTTC from Candidatus Thermokryptus mobilis includes the following:
- a CDS encoding FAD-dependent oxidoreductase, producing the protein MGYNVFIPDLLYWQKQVKCQAACPIHTDAGRYVQLIAEGRYKEAYFVARAPNPFASVCGRVCAAPCEDFCRRGSIDKPVTIRALKRFLTEKYGVESLYPDTQDELFEGDFDVEDNKLFWHLPTLAKVRKADVRDKKVAIIGAGPAGLACAHDLALIGYQVTVFEASNVLGGMMRHGIPEFRLSRSIIEKEINKILWLGVEVRTLTPLTKNFGIKELREEFDAIFIAVGTQEGREMNVEGSNLDGIIKAIDFLININNGYRVELGEKVFVIGGGFVAFDAARTALRMAVEMEEKEKIGNGSTYNIVMDAARTARRAGVLEIHIASLESFEEMPVLRTAQGKEEFEEAVKEGIIFHPQRGVKRFLGENGKVKGIEFIGVKRTYDENGRFNPIFDESISEYVEADTVILAIGQRPNLNFIKPEDGIELTAGGTIKVNPETLETTAPGVFAGGDAAFGPRNLIDAIANGKQAAISIDNYLRGLKTKKVFNLFVEKIEKRNYSTYVGYEITPRKPPDTVPIDRRTGIVEVEMSYTEEQAVEQAKRCLLCHIQTIYDAEKCILCGACTDVCPEYCLKLVPIEELELDDETKEKLLQHYQFGNGVPLSAMIKDDEKCIRCGLCAIVCPTEAMTMEKMYYVEREVIED
- a CDS encoding DUF167 domain-containing protein, whose translation is MKVFVKVKPGAKIDRVEKIDDTHFNIWVKCPAKEGRANENVIKLLAEFFNLPKSRVKIISGHSSKNKVIEIG
- the nosZ gene encoding Sec-dependent nitrous-oxide reductase — protein: AEAALATYVPPGDLDEFYLFYSGGHSGQIFVAGIPSMRHIATIPVFTPYPSTGYGFDKETKEMLGGYTWGDAHHPALSETNGDYDGRWLFINDNANNRIARIDLKDFKVKQILGPIPNLSGNHGSTFVTENTEYVTIATRFSVPIPKGTYVPVEEYAKRYHGIVALVEVDPNTGEMRMDEKHGFQVLMPPFNFDLGDAGKGPSRDWVFWTCYNSERATGILEITASQNDRDYIAAVNWKKAEEYLKAGKYKIISGVRVIDPKEAPGVVYLLPCAKSPHGVDVSPDGKWIVGSGKLQSITTVYNFEKMLKAIENKDFVGEEDGIPVLRYESVREAEVPVGLGPLHTQFDDKGYAYTSLFVESAIAKWKLGTWEVVDKIPIAYNIGHLCVPEGDTKHPAGKYVIALNKLSHGRHLSVGPSQPEASQLIDITGEKMRLLYDAFTEPEPHYAQAIRADKLKDKVIEVYRKGIENKNPNAIWDEKDAKIVRKGNTVEVWMIAVRSRFQPWKIEVNQGDKVIIYLTNIEQTTDELHGFAICEYNINVVVDPGETKTIEFVANKPGVFPFYCTNFCSALHQEMQGYLLVKPRGGATAMK
- a CDS encoding RrF2 family transcriptional regulator, with product MLSKTCKYAIQAMIFIASLNTDEPILAKQIAGALSIPKEFLNKVMQILVKAGFLHSIKGPAGGFVLAKDPKEITIFDIIKAIDGTDWFDSCILRVGPCDSQNPCALHDYWIKIKNQVRALLDHESLADLVKDMRNGKRVLQFAEDFILLKKFKTQMGLN
- a CDS encoding QcrA and Rieske domain-containing protein; translation: MKIDRRKFLKNLGIGSLILALAGQIYTWLRSLFPNVSYESVRRVKLDEPDNIPDGVTFIDDLKTYIFREGKTFYAISAVCTHLGCTVKYVALSKPKVIKIGGEEVEVKWEFHCPCHGSKFYGDGTNYAGPAPRPLDWVKVEVSPEDGKLVVDLNKIVPKNYKLTV
- a CDS encoding cytochrome b, encoding MAEVKISERKFNGRSIFWTWAPRSEKEAGESIVRNLLLHWFPAKVTLRSLSWGYSLWLGTISASLFLILTITGVVLMFLYVPSVERAYQSVKDIEYVVSFGWFIRAMHRNSAHLMVAIVFLHMVRVFLTGAYKNGVGVGQNRPLNWLVGVALLLITLLLSFTGYLLPWDQLAFWAITVGTNIAKNAPIVGEWVRFILLGGHEIEQNALLRFYVLHCFFLPAAVLILFSYHMWRIRKDGGLACVDNLVLNQKKEKVKDGIKSKTYSLLGLTTGRTVQVEATLIDEEKYTVNSIPFLIRRIGLVMLGTFVFVALISLFFRAPLEEPANPHVTPNPAKAPWYFLWLQELVAITTIRIGSFVLNGAFIGGILIPGVLVLLLAIWPYLDKSSSFSTGVWFSKERTRQNLVFLVLCFLVIALIIIGTYMRGPNWEFYFPWEKWPEIPKKF
- a CDS encoding c-type cytochrome codes for the protein MDKEKLKRDVVLVYAISLIGLLVTVVVYAGYFTPEWKRYQSEFKEYVKDKLGVEKAKVIEGGIKQIYVKELNRVDRCITCHMGYEWKGLENAPNPFKTHPKEILEKHPVSQYGCTICHGGQGYALNKEEAHGFIEHWEEPLLGKELEDIYRPPDRKVLLQMNCNICHRYDTLTPGADYINYAKKLVKEKGCRACHKINGRGGVIGPDLTYEGDKAPEQFDYSRIWGKKSVFAWHVAHFKNPKMVSPESIMPEMGFGSREAIALTLLVMSWKKVNLPPQYYPQSGTALADLPTPEELEKERQMREGEGAFFVNKGCFVCHSISVFGIESAAKIGPDLSNAVEDVPSKFGKTLENFIKEPTGTMSIVLGSQIMLTDSEKVQVVELLMKAYEKYRKQKLVSKP